The following DNA comes from Musa acuminata AAA Group cultivar baxijiao chromosome BXJ1-4, Cavendish_Baxijiao_AAA, whole genome shotgun sequence.
CATCTTGTCTCCCTGCAGATGGTTGTCCTCGAAGGGTACCTTTCCTGTCAAGAGTTCGAAGCATATCATGGCGAAGCTGTAGACGTCCGCCTTCTCCGTGCGCtttgagctgctgctgctgccatccCCCGTCTGCTCCTGCTCCAGTAGAACCTCCGGAGAATGCCAAATGCATGATGAAGCCTTGGAGTTCGTCGCCGGCGACAGCCCCAAGCCGCCAACTTTCGCGTGCAGATAGCCGTCTGGTGATGGATTCCTCGCCTTGACGAAGATGTTCGAAGGGTTCAGGTCGCCATGGAAGATCTGCTTCGAGTGAAGGTACTCCATTCCTCTGGCTATTTGAAGCATCGTGTCCACTGCCACCAGCAAAGGAAGCACCTTTCTCCTTGTGGAGCAAACCTCTCGTATGTAACAAGAGAGATCTTTGCTTATCAGCTCCATCAGCATCAAGCACTCTTTCTTCTCTTCGTCGGTGAAGCAGTACATGTACTGCATTACGTTCGGGTGCGCGATCGATGAGAGGATGGAGATCTCGTTCGTCAGTGACGCTGTGTCTCCGATAACGTGCTTCACCACGAAGGTCTCGCCCATCCATTGGATCTCCTTGTAGTAGACGCTCCCACTCCCAAATCTTCTTCTTACTTGGTAGTCCGGCGAGCCAACGAGGACTGAGCTCGGCCAAAGCTTCCCCTTTGGGCCAACCAGGAGCTGGGCAAGCCTGTTCTCCTGCTTCGTCAGAGGCCTGGACCCGGAGCTCGCCTTCTCGGCTATGGTCTCGGAGAGAATCCATCGGTCCTCCTTCCATGCCGTCTCCAATCTGGTGCGCAGTTCTTGCGAGGACAAGTAGAGCTTCCCTAGCTTGTGCTGGAAGAGCTCGGGCTCCATCCACTCCCTCTCGTACTTCTTGGAGAAGACGAGCCGCTTCTTTTGGATGTCTTCCTGGTCACCCCCGGCGGTGGCCTCGGCGACGTTCTCGATCGCCTCGAGCACGACGGGGACGCACCAGAGCAGATTGTGGAGGTGGAGTTCGACGCATTCGGAATTCTGGATGAGGGCGACGGCTTTCCCCCACCACTCCCCCGGCTCGAGGCACCGCCTCACGTACTGCTCTCCCTCCCGGAAGACGCGGTGGAGCTCCCTGAGAGGTTGCTCGAGGGCGCGCCACTTCCCCGGCTTCTCCTCGAACCTCAAGTGGCTACGCATCTCCTCCGCGACGGCGTCGAAGGCCAGGTCGAAGGCGTCCACGAGCAGGTGGCACTGCCGGCGGTTGACGCGTATCTCGTCGCGGAACACCATGAGCGCCTTGAGGCTTCCGACGGCTTCGCCAAGCTGCCGGAATTGCTCCATCCCCGAGGCGAGAAGGAAGCTGAACTCCGCTCTGTTCCTCTCGTTAGctgctggaagaagaagaagaagaagacagacaTCTGTGTTCAATTC
Coding sequences within:
- the LOC135640388 gene encoding uncharacterized protein LOC135640388 — encoded protein: MEQFRQLGEAVGSLKALMVFRDEIRVNRRQCHLLVDAFDLAFDAVAEEMRSHLRFEEKPGKWRALEQPLRELHRVFREGEQYVRRCLEPGEWWGKAVALIQNSECVELHLHNLLWCVPVVLEAIENVAEATAGGDQEDIQKKRLVFSKKYEREWMEPELFQHKLGKLYLSSQELRTRLETAWKEDRWILSETIAEKASSGSRPLTKQENRLAQLLVGPKGKLWPSSVLVGSPDYQVRRRFGSGSVYYKEIQWMGETFVVKHVIGDTASLTNEISILSSIAHPNVMQYMYCFTDEEKKECLMLMELISKDLSCYIREVCSTRRKVLPLLVAVDTMLQIARGMEYLHSKQIFHGDLNPSNIFVKARNPSPDGYLHAKVGGLGLSPATNSKASSCIWHSPEVLLEQEQTGDGSSSSSKRTEKADVYSFAMICFELLTGKVPFEDNHLQGDKMSKNIRAGERPLFPSQSPKYLVTLTRRCWHSDPSQRPSFSSVCRVLRYLKRFLVLNPDHSQPDPTPPPPPVDYFDLESSLSKRFANWARGDLLRASEVPFQMYAFRVLERERTSANVKERSSESGSEGASVCGDENACNGVLPDDDDTIATVVSADKSLPQKVTLDTNKKTTSARKADGKANKQSSGQNQKARMVRSPQLSCGRSVKMNSERQLQPVVMSPGRQKTSGHNSDT